The following coding sequences are from one Musa acuminata AAA Group cultivar baxijiao chromosome BXJ2-4, Cavendish_Baxijiao_AAA, whole genome shotgun sequence window:
- the LOC135609572 gene encoding agamous-like MADS-box protein AGL61: MAMESSLVAAAKKKAKKKGTSQGKQKIPIKKIEDRALRRVVFNKLRRDLFGMAARLCATTGARIAIIVFSPSGRLFTFGRPSVAAVLRAFLLGRLRRPAEPEEVLRGPAFAEAEERASTLEAPQRRLERLEKLRRLALARAHELASAREEAEAASKTTDVDPVTATPDDIPARD, from the coding sequence ATGGCGATGGAGAGTTCTCTGGTAGCGGCGGCGAAGAAGAAGGCGAAGAAGAAGGGCACCAGCCAAGGGAAACAAAAGATCCCCATCAAGAAGATCGAGGACCGTGCGCTTCGCCGCGTGGTCTTCAACAAGCTTCGCAGGGACCTCTTTGGCATGGCCGCAAGGCTCTGCGCCACCACTGGTGCCCGCATCGCCATCATCGTCTTCTCCCCCAGCGGCCGCCTCTTCACCTTCGGCCGCCCTTCTGTCGCCGCCGTCCTTCGCGCTTTCCTCCTCGGTCGCCTGCGACGGCCGGCGGAGCCGGAGGAGGTGCTGCGCGGGCCCGCGTTCGCCGAGGCCGAGGAGCGCGCGTCGACCCTGGAGGCGCCGCAGCGCCGCCTTGAGAGGCTGGAGAAGTTGCGGAGACTGGCGCTCGCAAGAGCCCACGAGTTGGCGAGTGCGAGGGAAGAAGCGGAAGCGGCCTCCAAGACGACGGACGTCGACCCCGTCACTGCTACTCCGGACGACATCCCTGCCAGAGATTGA